From Gouania willdenowi chromosome 18, fGouWil2.1, whole genome shotgun sequence, one genomic window encodes:
- the LOC114480732 gene encoding mucin-17 isoform X1 — protein MARCLHLLIVSFALLCFCSANEYFAISDHQQWHPFSLLEELGSGETTEAPTTPKPVTTVTVTTATVLVCQNGGTFNGLKCICSPEYSGELCQNLETIFEPDTFNRSVEVVAEIKANYEEDFADQETDRFKEFAKNFTEKMHPYYKQKLDNLKEVVVNALRRGSSLVRMQFTNTRKEVPLSDKATAESVIVDHEVVLIIPNEVGAEDLFQNSVVTLKNATTQLVNCTVSECPFEVVAAPNITGGEINKESVCKSDPEQNFLLEAHEEDGKILCLTQCDDRHTERKTCNNDGKCNMVKNVGPVCMCPGSTWYLGDDCNNPIHKQAFYIGLSVTLVCLLVTVGALTAYMLVYKRTRNQKKDVKEKLVKQWLNEDIQWSRTNSAMDRHDTGVQRNDPNRPSQMRFPSPSHAAPHLDSASSASPYNNLDRQIRINRPQIRTSWDD, from the exons ATGGCCCGGTGTCTACATTTGCTGATCGTCTCATTTGCGCTTCTCTGCTTTTGCTCTGCTAATG AATATTTCGCAATCAGTGATCATCAACAATGGCACCCATTTTCCCTGTTGGAGGAATTGGGATCTGGAGAAACAACAGAAGCCCCTACCACCCCTAAACCAGTCACAACAGTGACAGTCACAACAGCCACAGTTCTTGTTTGCCAAAATGGTGGGACGTTCAATGGATTGAAGTGCATCTGTAGTCCTGAATACAGTGGGGAATTGTGCCAAAATCTGGAAACCATTTTTGAACCAG ACACTTTTAACAGGTCTGTGGAAGTTGTTGCTGAGATTAAAGCCAACTATGAGGAGGACTTTGCTGACCAAGAAACAGACCGGTTCAAGGAATTTGCcaaaaacttcacagaaaag ATGCACCCCTATTACAAACAAAAGCTAGATAACCTAAAGGAGGTTGTAGTCAATGCTTTAAG gAGAGGAAGTTCTTTGGTTAGAATGCAGTTTACAAACACAAGGAAAGAG GTGCCATTGTCTGATAAGGCCACCGCGGAAAG CGTCATTGTTGATCATGAAGTTGTTCTGATCATACCAAACGAAGTTGGTGCTGAAGATCTGTTTCAAAACAGTGTTGTTACCCTGAAGAACGCTACCACACAACTTGTAAACTGCACAG TCTCAGAATGTCCATTTGAGGTTGTAGCTGCACCAAATATCACTGGAGGAGAGATTAATAAAGAAT CTGTCTGTAAAAGTGACCCAGAGCAGAATTTTTTACTTGAAGCACATGAAGAAGACGGGAAAATCCTTTGTTTGACTCAGTGTGATGATCGACATActgaaagaaaaacatgcaacaATGATGGAAAATGCAACATGGTAAAAAATGTTGGACCTGTTTGCAT GTGTCCAGGGTCTACTTGGTATCTTGGTGATGATTGCAATAACCCTATACATAAGCAGGCTTTCTACATAGGGCTAAGTGTGACATTGGTTTGTCTATTAGTGACTGTGGGAGCCCTGACTGCCTATATGCTCGTCTACAAACGCACACGAAATCA aaaaaaagatgtaaaggaGAAACTGGTGAAACAGTGGCTGAATGAGGACATTCAATGGTCCAGAACCAACAGTGCGATGGATAGACATGACACTG GAGTTCAGAGGAATGATCCGAATCGACCCTCTCAGATGAGGTTTCCCTCACCGTCTCATGCAGCACCACACTTGGATTCTGCTTCCTCAGCTTCACCCTACAACAACTTAGACCGTCAG ATAAGAATCAACAGGCCTCAGATCAGAACATCATGGGATGACTGA
- the LOC114480732 gene encoding mucin-17 isoform X2: MARCLHLLIVSFALLCFCSANEYFAISDHQQWHPFSLLEELGSGETTEAPTTPKPVTTVTVTTATVLVCQNGGTFNGLKCICSPEYSGELCQNLETIFEPDTFNRSVEVVAEIKANYEEDFADQETDRFKEFAKNFTEKMHPYYKQKLDNLKEVVVNALRRGSSLVRMQFTNTRKEVPLSDKATAESVIVDHEVVLIIPNEVGAEDLFQNSVVTLKNATTQLVNCTECPFEVVAAPNITGGEINKESVCKSDPEQNFLLEAHEEDGKILCLTQCDDRHTERKTCNNDGKCNMVKNVGPVCMCPGSTWYLGDDCNNPIHKQAFYIGLSVTLVCLLVTVGALTAYMLVYKRTRNQKKDVKEKLVKQWLNEDIQWSRTNSAMDRHDTGVQRNDPNRPSQMRFPSPSHAAPHLDSASSASPYNNLDRQIRINRPQIRTSWDD, translated from the exons ATGGCCCGGTGTCTACATTTGCTGATCGTCTCATTTGCGCTTCTCTGCTTTTGCTCTGCTAATG AATATTTCGCAATCAGTGATCATCAACAATGGCACCCATTTTCCCTGTTGGAGGAATTGGGATCTGGAGAAACAACAGAAGCCCCTACCACCCCTAAACCAGTCACAACAGTGACAGTCACAACAGCCACAGTTCTTGTTTGCCAAAATGGTGGGACGTTCAATGGATTGAAGTGCATCTGTAGTCCTGAATACAGTGGGGAATTGTGCCAAAATCTGGAAACCATTTTTGAACCAG ACACTTTTAACAGGTCTGTGGAAGTTGTTGCTGAGATTAAAGCCAACTATGAGGAGGACTTTGCTGACCAAGAAACAGACCGGTTCAAGGAATTTGCcaaaaacttcacagaaaag ATGCACCCCTATTACAAACAAAAGCTAGATAACCTAAAGGAGGTTGTAGTCAATGCTTTAAG gAGAGGAAGTTCTTTGGTTAGAATGCAGTTTACAAACACAAGGAAAGAG GTGCCATTGTCTGATAAGGCCACCGCGGAAAG CGTCATTGTTGATCATGAAGTTGTTCTGATCATACCAAACGAAGTTGGTGCTGAAGATCTGTTTCAAAACAGTGTTGTTACCCTGAAGAACGCTACCACACAACTTGTAAACTGCACAG AATGTCCATTTGAGGTTGTAGCTGCACCAAATATCACTGGAGGAGAGATTAATAAAGAAT CTGTCTGTAAAAGTGACCCAGAGCAGAATTTTTTACTTGAAGCACATGAAGAAGACGGGAAAATCCTTTGTTTGACTCAGTGTGATGATCGACATActgaaagaaaaacatgcaacaATGATGGAAAATGCAACATGGTAAAAAATGTTGGACCTGTTTGCAT GTGTCCAGGGTCTACTTGGTATCTTGGTGATGATTGCAATAACCCTATACATAAGCAGGCTTTCTACATAGGGCTAAGTGTGACATTGGTTTGTCTATTAGTGACTGTGGGAGCCCTGACTGCCTATATGCTCGTCTACAAACGCACACGAAATCA aaaaaaagatgtaaaggaGAAACTGGTGAAACAGTGGCTGAATGAGGACATTCAATGGTCCAGAACCAACAGTGCGATGGATAGACATGACACTG GAGTTCAGAGGAATGATCCGAATCGACCCTCTCAGATGAGGTTTCCCTCACCGTCTCATGCAGCACCACACTTGGATTCTGCTTCCTCAGCTTCACCCTACAACAACTTAGACCGTCAG ATAAGAATCAACAGGCCTCAGATCAGAACATCATGGGATGACTGA